The genomic region GCCCCACCGCCTGCTACGGCTCCGTGGTTCTGGAAGACGCCGAGAGCAAGCGCCTTCCCAAAGAAGAAGAGAAAACAGATCCGGAAACTGTGGCCGAGCAGAACAGCGATTAGATCGCGCATTCTCCATGGCTTATCGCAATCCACGATAAACAAGTGAACAGAAAAGTTGATTTTCAGTTGATTCTCTATCGATTTCTGCTTGATAGTCACGAGTGTTCAGGGTACAATCTTCTCGAAGGAGGAAACGATGAGCAATATTTTAATCGTGGATGACGAGGGGAAATTATCTCAGCGTTTTTGGCCTGTTCGGCGCATGCGCGCCGGCGCGGAACCGAAAGAGAATTCACCAAACCAGCAGAGTACGACATGGCGAGACTACGCCGCTCATGCGCACGAATATACGCCGGGAGACGTCGTGGTGTTCAATTTGGAAACTCCCGGCGCTCCGACACTCCAGGAAGCTGTTCGCTTGCGTAAAGCGCAGCCAGATCTGGGTTTTGTGTATGTGGTGGATATTATGGGCAATGTACCGAAGCGTACGCTGACTGCGCTTTCCCAGCCGGGCGTCACCTGGGTCAGCAGCACGGCGAGCGACCGGGAATTAAGACTCCGCGTACGCGGCGTGGCTGAACTAATACAAGAATCTCACCGGCGTAACCAGGCAAAACTCATCGAGCGGCCACAAAAGGCGACTCTCTCATTTGACATATCAAAATCTCAAAAGCAGTCGCCCTGGATGCATGTGATGCCTGAGCTGCACAATCAAGAGAGTGGAAGATTGGATTCGGCGCGGATCGCGGAGTGGTTCGGGATGCCTCTCAAGACGCTCGCCGGGCTATTGGGACGTGGATACGCAACCGTTCACAAGACACCCGATTCTGTCGCCGTTCAGAGCAAGCTCAAAGTTTTTTTAAGGATTGCTTCCGCCCTATCACGCCTCGCCGGATCGCCGGCAGGAACTCGGATCTGGCTCAACACGCCGAACCCAGACCTGGAAAATAACCAAACACCGATGTCGGCGATTGAAATGGGCGAGCAGGAGATCATTGCGGAGTTGCTGGAAGATGCGCTTGCGGGGCAGCCAGGCTGATGCACACAATCACGGATCTTGCCTGGATTTTGCCCACATTGCCTCGCCTCTCCATGCACGGGCATGCCTACCGAATCATCGACTATAAATATTTGGCGGCTTCTCCGCCTCTTCATCCAAATCGCTATTTGTATGGCCTGGGCGCTCCTGCGGCGGGAGCACGTTTTACGTCAAAGGGGGGACCTCAGGCCATTTATATTGCGAATGATTTGGCGACGGCGTTCGATGAAGCTAACCCGGTGCAGGCCATTTTGAGACAGACGGATCCTGGGCTGGCGCCGCCAACGCCGCCGGGAGGATACGCCTCCATCCTCTATCGATTGGAAAGCGTTTTGGATATCAGCGATCCCACAGTTCAGTCCGCACTCGGAACCAGTACTTCGGAACTCACAGGGCACTGGCGCCAAGCACAAAAGCGCGGACATGTTGCGGCCACGCAGATTCTTGGGCAAGCAGTCTATGACAGCGGCGTCTTCCAAGCAATTTGGTACGAATCCGCACGTGTTCCTGGAAGCTTTTGTTTGGCTGTATTGATTGATCGTTTGGTCGCCCCGGCCTATTTAGAAGTTCACGACCCGAATAACAACATCAACGAGCGCCTGCCTTAGGGTCTCCATAAATGACAAAGCGGCCTCCGGTATATTCCGGCGACCGCCATGACGTCGATATTCAGTTGTCAGTGAGACTGTTCCCAAACGTGAGGCCGCCGCGCGATCCGGCTCATCGCAGACATGGACGATTGGGTTACCGTCGATGGCTCCACGCCGGCCGCGACTGGCCCGGGAGAAGAATATCATCCTCCCAGCGCGCTTAGGTTTTTCAATTCACCAGTAAAATCCCCAAGAGCGTTTCGTTCTAAACTCCAAACAAAAAAATTCTTTTACGCGGGTTTTAGCACGTCCAGCCCTAGCCGACGCTGAAGGTCCGAATAGCGCGTGCGGCTTACGGGCAGGCGCTGCGTGTCGGACAGACGCACTTCATAGGCGTGGCTGCCTAAAAAGAGCAGTTCTTCCACTTCTCCAAGCTGCACAAGACACGAATCATGGATGCGGAGAAAGTCCGTGGCGGGGAGAACGGATTCGAGATAGGCAAGCGTGTAGTAGGTGCGGTGCTCGCCGCCGTCCTTGGTGCGGACATAAACGCGCTTTTCCCGCGCGACGGCGCACAGGATCTCCTCGACGCGGATCAGGCGCACCGCGAAGTCGCCGCGGATCGGGAGACGGCGCAACGGCTCGGCTTCCGCGATTGCGCGCCGATCGATCGCCTGCGCGGCGTCCTGGCGCGCCTGCTGGTCCGTGAGACGTCCGCGCGCCCGTGTCAGTGTCTTCGCCAGGCGCGCGGGCGAAACGGGCTTGAGAAGGTAATCGAGCGCGTCTCGCTCGAAGGCGTCCGCGGCGTATTCGGAGTAGCCGGTGACGAACACGATCAGCGGCGGCGCATCCAGATGTGTCAGCGCCTCGGCCGTCTGAAGGCCCGAGAGGCCGGGCATGCGGATATCGAGCATCAGCAAGTCGGGACGCAGGTCTTCCGCCATTTGGAGCGCCAGCGACGAATCGCCGGCCTCCCCCACGACCTCGACCGCTTGATCCTCCAAAAGTTTTCGCAGGTGCAGGCGCGCGAGCGGCTCGTCATCGGCAATCACGGCTCGGATCATCGTTTTGCTCCTCCATTGCGGCCGTCGGGAACCATCAATACCGCCAATGTTCCGGCGTCTTCATTGCTGTACAAACGCACGCGGGAACGCTCCCCATACAAAAGTCTCATCTGCCGCGTCAGGATCTGAAGCCCGTGCTGCGCGGGTCCCGATCCTTCCAAAGCCGTGCGGCGCGCGTCCCGCGCCATCCCCGCCCCATCATCCTGAACCGCAAGGATCGCGCGCCCGCGTCCACCTCGAAGGGACACGACGACCGTCCCAGGCTCCATCTTCGGCTCCACCCCATGGACGATGGCGTTTTCCAGGAGAGTCTGGACGGTGAATGCCGGAACCATCAGCGCGGCGCCATCGTCGGCGGCGAGACGCCAGTGAATGGTCAGACGTTCTCCAAATCGTTTTTCGGCGATGCGCGCGTAAACTCGCGCGGTCTCCAGATCCTGATGGATCGGGACGAGCGCGTTCTCATCCCCGCGCAAGTTCTGGCGCATCAGCGCGCTGAGATCCATCACCGCTTCTTCGGCCTGCTCCGGCGCCACGCGGCAGAGCGCCGCGATCGCCGTCAGCGTGTTGAACAGAAAGTGCGGGCGAAGGCGCGCCTGGAGCGCCGCCAGCCGCGAGCGCACGGACAGGGCTTCGGCGCGCTCGGCTTGCAGACGGTGCCGCTCGCTGCGCGCCCGGGTGCGCGCGTCCCCGGTGACCAGCATCAGCAAGAGGACGCCGAAGCCATTCGCGGCCACGCTGATGGCGGCGTGGCCGCTAGACAGCACGCCCCGGAGCGGGTCCAGCAGCATGGAGAACGCCAGCGTCCATGCCTGGGTCAGCACGCCGGCCAGCAGCCCGGTCCACACAAACCGCTGTTGTGTCAGCATGCGCAGCGGATAAGTGACGAGAACGCACGCGAACGCCGCAAAGATGCTTTCGGCGGCCACGACCGGCTCCTCTAAGGACAGCGCGCCCAGAACAACAAACGCCACGCACACCAGCGCGACCCGGATACCAACCGTCAGCGCCACGAACGTAATGATCAGCGTATCCGTCACATAGGGATAGCGCGCGCCGGGAAATACGATCTCCGTCAGCGCCGCGATCCCAAAGATCACCCCCAGGCGCACCGTCTCAAAAGGAGTGCGCCGGCGCTGCTCCAGCAGCTCCAGGGCCGCCGGAGAACGCGTCAGAAGATACGCGACCATCACGATCACGCTGGTGTCTTCGATAAACGCGTTGAGGAGGGTGAGAACGTGGCGCACAGAGGATTCTAGCATATTCCCGGCTGCTTGGCGGCGGTGGATTTTCGCGATTTTCGACGCCGATTTTCATCCGTGTTTTTGTCCCATTCATCCCCGGAAATGCGCGGCGTATCCCGAGACGAACTCGTTCGCCGAGACTTCGATTTATAATCTCCATGAAGCGCCGGCAAACACTCTCAAAATCAATCCGACTCGCCGGCCAGGAACGCGAAACGCCCATGAGAAGACGACGAGGTTATGAGGACAAGACGATGAAGGGCCGGCGGCGCCGCTCCACTCGCGGCGCAGTGATTGTTGAGTTCGCGGTCGTCATCACGTTTCTGACGGTTATGCTTTTTGGCATCATCCAGTATGCGGTGATCCTGAACGCGACAAACACGCTGAGTCATCTGAGTCGCGAGGGAGCGCGCTTCGCGGCGGTGCATTCCATGGAGTCAACCGCCGATCAGCCGGCGACGACCGCCGGCAGTATCCGCAACTATATCCAAACCGCGTGCTCGAATACGACGATCAGTTACGCGCAGATCAATCAGGTCACCATCTCCCCTGCCCAGTCCAGCCCCACCCGCGCGGCCGGTTCTCCGATCACGGTCAGCATTCAATATGATATCAGCCAGAAGTACTTCATGAAGGACTTTATTCCGGGAACAAGCTCGGGGCCGGTCTACATTACGAGAACGACAACGGAACTGATCGAATAGATCCGTGAAATAGAGGAATGGTGCGGCAAACGCAATGATGAGGCAAACGATACGCAATCGACATTCCCGGCAGCGCGGGGTCGTCGTGGTCTATACGGTGCTGGCGCTGGTGGCGATTATCGCGTT from Capsulimonas corticalis harbors:
- a CDS encoding TadE/TadG family type IV pilus assembly protein; translated protein: MRRRRGYEDKTMKGRRRRSTRGAVIVEFAVVITFLTVMLFGIIQYAVILNATNTLSHLSREGARFAAVHSMESTADQPATTAGSIRNYIQTACSNTTISYAQINQVTISPAQSSPTRAAGSPITVSIQYDISQKYFMKDFIPGTSSGPVYITRTTTELIE
- a CDS encoding LytR/AlgR family response regulator transcription factor gives rise to the protein MIRAVIADDEPLARLHLRKLLEDQAVEVVGEAGDSSLALQMAEDLRPDLLMLDIRMPGLSGLQTAEALTHLDAPPLIVFVTGYSEYAADAFERDALDYLLKPVSPARLAKTLTRARGRLTDQQARQDAAQAIDRRAIAEAEPLRRLPIRGDFAVRLIRVEEILCAVAREKRVYVRTKDGGEHRTYYTLAYLESVLPATDFLRIHDSCLVQLGEVEELLFLGSHAYEVRLSDTQRLPVSRTRYSDLQRRLGLDVLKPA
- a CDS encoding sensor histidine kinase; this translates as MLESSVRHVLTLLNAFIEDTSVIVMVAYLLTRSPAALELLEQRRRTPFETVRLGVIFGIAALTEIVFPGARYPYVTDTLIITFVALTVGIRVALVCVAFVVLGALSLEEPVVAAESIFAAFACVLVTYPLRMLTQQRFVWTGLLAGVLTQAWTLAFSMLLDPLRGVLSSGHAAISVAANGFGVLLLMLVTGDARTRARSERHRLQAERAEALSVRSRLAALQARLRPHFLFNTLTAIAALCRVAPEQAEEAVMDLSALMRQNLRGDENALVPIHQDLETARVYARIAEKRFGERLTIHWRLAADDGAALMVPAFTVQTLLENAIVHGVEPKMEPGTVVVSLRGGRGRAILAVQDDGAGMARDARRTALEGSGPAQHGLQILTRQMRLLYGERSRVRLYSNEDAGTLAVLMVPDGRNGGAKR
- a CDS encoding RES family NAD+ phosphorylase, which produces MHTITDLAWILPTLPRLSMHGHAYRIIDYKYLAASPPLHPNRYLYGLGAPAAGARFTSKGGPQAIYIANDLATAFDEANPVQAILRQTDPGLAPPTPPGGYASILYRLESVLDISDPTVQSALGTSTSELTGHWRQAQKRGHVAATQILGQAVYDSGVFQAIWYESARVPGSFCLAVLIDRLVAPAYLEVHDPNNNINERLP